The sequence TTGATCTGTTTCATGATTTTCATCTTCGCTATCTCATGCAGTGCAAGCGCCAATGCGACATTCTTGTCGTTGGCGTTGATAGCAATGCCCATGTCCAAGAGCGCAAAGGGCTATCTCGCCCCATTATGAGCGAATTTCAACGTGTGATGCTGGTAAATGCCCTCAAATATGTAGATTTTTCCTATATCCAGCATTCGCTTGAGGATTTTACGCGTGTAGCCGAGACACTTGGCACTAATGTTGTTTTTCGTAATCAAGAATTTCTTGGAAGAGAACAAGAAGTTGCTGTAGGCACAAGTGGAGCAAAGGTTATTATTATTCCGGACATTGCCGAGCTTGACTCAACAACAAATCTGATCAAACGCATCCGAGGTGAAGCGTCTCTATAATTTTTGTTTTTCCCAGAGTTCGTGG comes from Patescibacteria group bacterium and encodes:
- a CDS encoding adenylyltransferase/cytidyltransferase family protein → MEYSNMIINPTEGSTSFESAAHYCKARPDATIGLTSGSFDLFHDFHLRYLMQCKRQCDILVVGVDSNAHVQERKGLSRPIMSEFQRVMLVNALKYVDFSYIQHSLEDFTRVAETLGTNVVFRNQEFLGREQEVAVGTSGAKVIIIPDIAELDSTTNLIKRIRGEASL